TTGCCGGATGGCGATGGTCTGTCGCTACTCGAGGGGCTGCGCCGTCAGGGCGATATGACGCCGGTATTGGTGCTTACCGCGCGTGATGGGCTGGATGACCGTGTCCGCGGGCTCGACCTCGGTGCCGATGACTATCTCGCCAAGCCATTTCAACTGGCCGAACTGGAAGCGCGTGTTCGCGCGTTGTTGCGTCGCAGTCAGCAACGTTCGGACAACTGTCTGAGTCTGGGCTGCCTGCGCTTCGATCCAGCCACTGGTAGTACCTGGCTCGATGATGATCTCCTCGATCTTCCCCATCGTGAACGCCTGTTGCTCGAAAGCCTGTTGCTGCATACCGGTAATATCGCGCCGCGCGAGATTCTCGAGAATCGCCTGTTTGGTTTTGGTGAAGTGGGAACCAATGCTCTCGAGGTCTATATCAGCCGGCTACGCAAGCGGCTCAAGCAATCCGGGCTACATATCCGCACTTTCCGCGGGCTCGGCTATCGCCTCGAGGAGGACGGCGAGTGATCACTGTCACTCGTTCGATCAAGTGGCGCATGGCCCTGTGGTTATTGATCAGTGTGCTCGGGCTTGGCGCGCTGCTGATGCTGGAAGCCTGGCAGAGCAGCCGACAGGCCGCCGAACGAGCCTTCGATGCACAGTTGGCGGCCGCGGCACTGACCATCAGCGAAGCCGTGCAATGGCGTGACGGTGTACCCGAAGTGATCATTCCTCCCGCGGCGCTGCAGATTCTGGCGACCTCCAGTGAAGAGCGGGTCTTCTATGCGGTGCTGGATGCCGATGGCCGACAATTGTCGAGTAATTGGCCACAGTCGCCGGTACCCGAGGCGTTGCAGACAAGGCTTGGCGAGTCGCGCAGTACAGATCCTGTTGTGGTCGATCAGTCATCGGCCAACGGTCGCTTGCGTCTCTACGGGCGCGAGGTTTCTTCGGCGGGGTGGGTCGATCAGCAACCGGTACAGGTATGGGTTGGCCATACCTTGAGTGGACGCGAGCAGTTGAGTGGGGCGCTGTTCCGGCAAGCGGTATCGCGTTTTCTGGCCATGGTGGTGCTTGCCGGAGTGTTGATGGCATTGACCATACGTTATGTGCTGGCGCCTCTGCGGCGTTTGCGCCACCAATTGCGTCTGCGTGATGCGGACGACATGCGCCCACTGGAAGCCCAGGTGCCGCGCGAGATCCGTGAACTGGCGGAAACGCTGAACCACCTGTTTGCGCGGCAGCGACAGGGACGTGAGGACCTGCTGCGCTTCACCGCAGATGCCAGCCACCAGCTCAAGACACCGCTGGCGGGCCTCCAGACCACCAGTGAGCTGGCGCTGCGCAGCGATGACCCAGCCCGCTGGCGCGAGGCCCTCGACCAGGTTCACGATAGCGCCGCGCGTACCAGTCGTCTGGCTGGGCAGTTGTTGTCGCTGGCACGCCTGCGTCATATCCAGGGTGACTCCCGACAGACGCCTCTCGAACTGACGGCGTTGGTGCGTGAGGTTGCGCTGGACTGGGCAGGGCGCGAGCAGGCGCGACATCATGATCTTGGTCTGGAGCCATTGCCGCCATCACCGGTGATGGTGGTGGCCGAGGATTGGGCGTTGCGTGAGTTGCTCGGCAACCTGCTCGATAATGCGCTGCACTATACGCCCGCCGGCAGTCATATCTCATTGAAGATGTATTGCGAGGGCAACGAAGTCTGTCTGGCGGTGCAGGATGATGGACCTGGCGTTGCTGCCGAGGCGCTGGAAAGATTATCTCAGCCATTCGAACGAGGAGGGCGTCAGGACACCGAGGGGTCCGGACTGGGGCTGGCCATTGTCGAAACCATTGCCCAGCGTCTTGGTGGACGGATCAGGATCACCAATCAGGTGCCTACGGGTCTGAGTGTAGCGCTGTGGTTGCCAGGCGACCGCATGGCGAAGGAGCAGGGATGACAGTACCGGACTTGATGCGCTGTGGCGTACTGCTGCTGGTTGCACTGGCATGCGACAGCGCGGTGGCCGAGGAGTCGAGAAGCGACGTGACTCCACTGGTGATCTCCGCAGCGCTGGACGAGGATGTCTTCACGCCGTTGCTGGATGCGTTTCAGGCAGCATATCCACTGATCGAAGTCGACTTCCGTGAGGGTTCGACGCTGGAGGTCGATAACAGTGTCAGTGCGGACTCGCCGGCGCCGGATGTGGTCATCAGTTCCGCGATGCCCCTGCAGATGGCACGGGTCAACGATGGTTGGGCGAGACGCATCGACTCTCCTCAGGCCCGTATGTGGCCGGATTGGGCCAAGTGGCGTAACGAAGTGTTCGGCTTTACCTTCGAACCGATCGTGATGGCCTATCGATTGGACCTGGCGCGTCACATGTTGCCACCCCAGAAGCATGCTGATCTGCACCGGTTGTTGACGTCTCACGCCGATCTGCTGCGTGGTCGTGTCACCACCTATACTCCCCAGGCCAGTGCCATTGGCTATGCGTTGGCACAACAGGATGCCCGATACTCCACCAGGTTCTGGGAACTGGTTGCCGCCATGGGCCAATTGGACGCCAGCCTCGAGAATGATACTCGAAGTATGCTGGAAGGCATTGAAGAAGGGCGCTACTGGCTGGGTTACAACCTGATCGGCTCCTATGCTATGGCCTATGCCCAGCACCACCCCGACGTCATCGTTC
This Halomonas huangheensis DNA region includes the following protein-coding sequences:
- a CDS encoding response regulator — translated: MRLLLVEDDALISRSLEQALTRLGNSVDVFDSCRGAHAALQGTAFDLVVLDLGLPDGDGLSLLEGLRRQGDMTPVLVLTARDGLDDRVRGLDLGADDYLAKPFQLAELEARVRALLRRSQQRSDNCLSLGCLRFDPATGSTWLDDDLLDLPHRERLLLESLLLHTGNIAPREILENRLFGFGEVGTNALEVYISRLRKRLKQSGLHIRTFRGLGYRLEEDGE
- a CDS encoding sensor histidine kinase — encoded protein: MITVTRSIKWRMALWLLISVLGLGALLMLEAWQSSRQAAERAFDAQLAAAALTISEAVQWRDGVPEVIIPPAALQILATSSEERVFYAVLDADGRQLSSNWPQSPVPEALQTRLGESRSTDPVVVDQSSANGRLRLYGREVSSAGWVDQQPVQVWVGHTLSGREQLSGALFRQAVSRFLAMVVLAGVLMALTIRYVLAPLRRLRHQLRLRDADDMRPLEAQVPREIRELAETLNHLFARQRQGREDLLRFTADASHQLKTPLAGLQTTSELALRSDDPARWREALDQVHDSAARTSRLAGQLLSLARLRHIQGDSRQTPLELTALVREVALDWAGREQARHHDLGLEPLPPSPVMVVAEDWALRELLGNLLDNALHYTPAGSHISLKMYCEGNEVCLAVQDDGPGVAAEALERLSQPFERGGRQDTEGSGLGLAIVETIAQRLGGRIRITNQVPTGLSVALWLPGDRMAKEQG
- a CDS encoding ABC transporter substrate-binding protein yields the protein MTVPDLMRCGVLLLVALACDSAVAEESRSDVTPLVISAALDEDVFTPLLDAFQAAYPLIEVDFREGSTLEVDNSVSADSPAPDVVISSAMPLQMARVNDGWARRIDSPQARMWPDWAKWRNEVFGFTFEPIVMAYRLDLARHMLPPQKHADLHRLLTSHADLLRGRVTTYTPQASAIGYALAQQDARYSTRFWELVAAMGQLDASLENDTRSMLEGIEEGRYWLGYNLIGSYAMAYAQHHPDVIVQVPMDYSLVMMRMAFVHRDAEHPEAAETFVNFLLSQDGQHVLAGQTPLFSPLTDMAGPWTAKRLRDQVGEHLYPIPLDATLLAFVDPARREVFMRQWQETFVLPEQTSEATP